From the Pomacea canaliculata isolate SZHN2017 linkage group LG14, ASM307304v1, whole genome shotgun sequence genome, one window contains:
- the LOC112554806 gene encoding myosin-2 heavy chain-like produces the protein MTRRVKGKRLMKVMAISTSKFVRSYRLQVFRRQLLARMAEEPDRRPLLTRLRSVERSRHAHAAHTKLLLNRHQRLLDAVRSDNEEKKTDLAVMKRRQREYKGDAVRLRNILLEYDVIGEENARLKEELVELRLRIKATDEEIWRRSKVLGERRRMLTYGDARPSAVFHRLEAESHKYNLELSKLKDLRDQVDFLLLRRNKVKNHLSCLQTEVDAISFSIVQHLQTSSIKLKGIQTVKQKKQKLLEYSNAAETSFDKEVTSLDKKMDTAKKLHNFIVEKLKSRGDPRAKEKEMLREKFRATQDRTQMYGELLQQVRALFAEQLDGPYGQLLDRHRRSPRKLDGEPTIKKLAASPVIKAKLGKTGLRQIIKSFIEMMEENFYLFKALADKQEMLGDTRIEYDRMKAEEAEILARLDETERDSTKRENEIKEKIASYARKSREVELKIKKAEETIEDYIKGVLDIMMKMGFTEQAIQKTVGRHEKVNENNIMRCTAAIERHLEKLLLVETCRSFEVFKRALLMVQSEEEEEVTPGRIASMVERLPVTTKPMRQVVITPPSLSDEEYVEHDRSGSIAITLPMERSVSLTALPPEATERPLTRDELLNFLKTTKFSSW, from the exons ATGACGCGCAGAGTGAAGGGCAAGCGCCTGATGAAAGTCATGGCTATTTCCACCAGCAAGTTCGTTAGGAGTTACCGTCTGCAGGTGTTTCGCCGGCAACTACTGGCGAGGATGGCGGAGGAGCCGGACAGAAGACCGCTGCTGACGCGCCTTCGCTCCGTGGAAAGGAGTCGCCACGCCCACGCAGCACACACCAAGCTGCTGCTGAACCGCCACCAACGCCTGCTGGACGCCGTGCGCAGCGACAACGAGGAGAAGAAGACGGACCTCGCCGTCATGAAGCGGCGGCAGCGCGAGTACAAGGGTGACGCAGTGCGGCTGCGCAACATCCTCTTGGAGTATGATGTCATCGGCGAGGAGAACGCTCGGCTGAAGGAGGAACTCGTGGAGCTGCGCTTGAGGATCAAGGCCACGGACGAGGAGATCTGGCGCCGCTCCAAGGTCTTGGgcgagaggaggaggatgctcACGTACGGAGACGCCAGACCAAGTGCCGTGTTCCACAGGTTGGAG GCCGAGAGTCACAAGTATAACCTCGAATTAAGCAAACTGAAGGATCTTCGCGACCAAGTAGACTTCCTTCTGTTGAGGCGCAACAAAGTGAAGAACCATCTAAGCTGTCTGCAGACAGAAGTGGATGCGATCTCTTTCAGCATTGTCCAGCATCTTCAAACATCGTCAATCAAGCTGAAAGGAATCCAGACTGtgaagcagaaaaaacaaaagcttctTGAGTATTCCAATGCGGCAGAGACTTCCTTCGACAAAGAGGTGACGAGTCTGGACAAGAAGATGGACACCGCCAAG AAGCTGCACAACTTCATCGTGGAGAAGCTGAAATCGCGAGGAGACCCGCGGGCGAAGGAGAAGGAGATGCTGCGGGAGAAGTTTCGTGCCACGCAGGACCGCACCCAGATGTACGGCGAGCTGCTGCAGCAGGTGCGCGCCCTCTTCGCGGAGCAGCTGGACGGTCCGTATGGTCAGCTGCTGGACAGGCACCGCCGCTCCCCACGCAAGCTGGACGGCGAACCGACCATAAAGAAACTCGCCGCGTCGCCCGTTATCAAAGCCAAGCTGGGCAAGACGGGGCTCAGG CAAATCATCAAATCGTTCATCGAGATGATGGAGGAGAACTTCTACTTGTTCAAAGCCCTCGCGGACAAGCAGGAGATGCTAGGCGACACGAGGATAGAGTATGACAGGATGAAAGCTGAGGAGGCTGAGATCCTAGCGAGACTGGATGAGACAGAGCGAGACAGCACCAAGCGCGAGAATGAAATTAAGGAGAAGATCGCTTCGTACGCTAGAAAATCCCGAGAG GTTGAACTGAAGATCAAGAAAGCAGAGGAGACCATCGAGGACTACATCAAGGGCGTGCTGGACATCATGATGAAAATGGGGTTCACGGAGCAGGCGATACAGAAGACGGTGGGCCGCCACGAAAAG GTGAACGAAAACAACATCATGCGATGCACGGCAGCCATCGAGCGCCACCTGGAGAAGCTGCTGCTAGTGGAGACGTGCCGCAGTTTCGAGGTGTTCAAGCGTGCGCTGCTGATGGTCCAgagcgaggaggaggaggaggtgacTCCCGGCCGCATCGCGTCGATGGTGGAGCGCCTACCGGTGACCACGAAGCCCATGCGCCAAGTCGTCATAACGCCTCCATCCCTCAGCGATGAGGAATACGTGGAGCATGACCGGTCTGGCAGCATCGCCATCACTCTTCCCATGGAGCGTTCCGTCTCCTTGACGGCGCTGCCACCGGAAGCCACAGAAAGGCCATTAACTCGCGACGAGCTACTGAACTTTCTGAAGACCACGAAGTTCAGTTCTTGGTAG